One window from the genome of Pararhizobium gei encodes:
- a CDS encoding cyclase family protein, translated as MCMACYVDETTKNRIIAYNAEFHKVTRSPYGSDDEIGMLNLIDAKSRSAIISRADASKVFDLSVDHFVGMPGWFGAGDQPYQIWMTHTPQGEIVANTMGVSKEANDLVAYSGDSISMYTHCGTHIDTFNHFGYNGEIFNGFTAKDHLGSRAWEKCGPEKYPPIFARGILLDVAGLHGVKTLPPSHGIGKADIEGCLKKQGLKILPGDVVLLRTGQMLVWPDMAFTRNTPGLNREGAEYIAKHGAIMIGADNLTLEQTPSVHELNFFPVHTYLLAEAGVPILEMVNLEEIAAEKLYEFAFFGACIKLRGATGTPMRPVVMPLN; from the coding sequence ATGTGCATGGCATGTTACGTCGACGAGACCACCAAGAACCGGATCATCGCATACAACGCGGAATTCCATAAGGTTACCAGAAGTCCTTATGGGAGCGACGACGAGATCGGCATGCTCAACCTGATCGATGCCAAGTCGCGCTCCGCGATCATATCGCGCGCCGATGCCTCTAAAGTGTTCGATCTTTCGGTCGATCATTTCGTCGGCATGCCCGGCTGGTTCGGCGCGGGCGACCAGCCCTACCAGATCTGGATGACCCACACGCCGCAGGGTGAAATCGTCGCCAACACCATGGGTGTGTCGAAGGAAGCCAACGATCTCGTCGCCTACTCGGGCGACAGCATTTCGATGTACACCCACTGCGGCACACATATCGATACGTTCAACCACTTCGGCTACAACGGCGAGATCTTCAACGGCTTCACCGCCAAGGATCATCTCGGCAGCCGCGCCTGGGAAAAATGCGGACCTGAAAAATACCCGCCGATCTTCGCCCGTGGCATCCTGCTCGACGTGGCGGGCCTTCACGGCGTCAAAACGCTGCCGCCGAGCCACGGGATCGGCAAGGCGGATATCGAGGGCTGCCTGAAGAAGCAGGGCCTGAAGATCCTGCCCGGCGACGTCGTGCTGCTGCGCACGGGCCAGATGCTGGTCTGGCCCGACATGGCATTTACAAGAAATACCCCCGGCCTCAATCGCGAAGGTGCGGAGTACATCGCCAAGCATGGCGCCATCATGATTGGAGCCGACAATCTGACGCTGGAACAGACGCCGTCCGTACATGAACTCAACTTTTTCCCGGTTCACACCTATCTTCTGGCCGAGGCTGGTGTGCCGATCCTCGAAATGGTCAATCTGGAAGAGATCGCTGCGGAAAAGCTGTACGAATTCGCCTTCTTCGGCGCTTGTATCAAGCTACGCGGCGCAACCGGAACGCCGATGCGCCCGGTGGTGATGCCCTTGAATTAG
- a CDS encoding DUF1178 family protein, with protein sequence MIKYTLSCDTGHAFEGWFSSGADFDRQAELGLVSCPVCGSAAIGKELMAPSVSTSRKRDESQVLMMDKARKEAIGKIRELVTAIRENAVDVGEKFPEEARKIHYGEAEQRGLIGKASVDEVRSLLDEGIEIAPLPVLPDDVN encoded by the coding sequence TTGATCAAATACACGCTGTCCTGCGACACCGGCCACGCCTTCGAGGGCTGGTTTTCCTCCGGTGCGGATTTCGACCGCCAGGCCGAACTGGGCTTGGTCTCCTGCCCGGTCTGCGGCTCCGCTGCAATCGGAAAAGAGCTGATGGCGCCGTCGGTATCCACCAGCCGGAAACGCGACGAGTCCCAGGTCCTCATGATGGACAAGGCCCGCAAGGAAGCCATCGGAAAGATCCGGGAACTGGTGACGGCGATCCGCGAGAACGCGGTGGATGTCGGCGAAAAGTTTCCTGAAGAGGCCCGCAAGATCCATTACGGCGAAGCCGAGCAACGCGGCTTGATAGGCAAGGCCTCCGTGGACGAAGTGCGGTCGCTTCTTGACGAGGGTATCGAGATCGCACCGCTGCCGGTGCTGCCCGACGATGTCAACTGA
- a CDS encoding M23 family metallopeptidase has protein sequence MITDKTMIRSLGNEPPILADGRRAPDRREISLRWLSGTFLTGITSSLLMGVALFAALDGRQQLAIPAEAYAAIDPAAAGGQPAAAAKRGDRVLSPSIVAKPSDRTIMEVSTMIHDGEKEVVRRQPFAHVKMALAANHQPSESYPSFDPLAIFSADRDAAPPASRTGTIYGSDVESEVALKTIDFPLKGSTLKFAPSMSMDEVEENVRTNGSVLTEGNTQLASLFYVDPRRFASDASNLDLIQGLSARIVEENMTVSAHENITGQTAEYADDIIPVRRATPIAAVMINAGYAKAQAEDIAGYLRPALNAKELQDGDILRIGIIQNGKNGEAKVVRATLYSRGTHVFTMALDDSGNFVKAFEPPPLDAVATAFDDNGAPAITAGRDLPRVYDGVYRAALSYGMNSSMVAQIVKLLASNVDFQAQLKPTDKLEAFFSVADDSGKATDESELLYVNAKFGDAETRFYRFQDPSDASIDYYNEQGKSIRQFLLRNPVPNGTFRSGFGMRRHPILGFSRMHTGVDWAAPRGTPIIAAGNGTVEKAGWDSGGYGNQTLLRHANGYVSSYNHQSAIARGVVAGAKVVQGQVIGWVGTTGLSTGPHLHYELIVNGNRVDPLRIRLPGGKSLDGEALAQFEKERSRIDELLAKDNGGAELAATQ, from the coding sequence ATGATCACTGACAAGACAATGATACGGTCGCTTGGCAACGAGCCGCCTATCCTAGCGGATGGGCGCAGGGCTCCCGACCGGCGTGAGATTTCATTGCGCTGGCTTTCGGGCACGTTCCTGACGGGCATCACCTCCAGTCTCCTGATGGGGGTAGCGCTCTTTGCGGCCCTCGACGGGCGCCAGCAACTGGCCATTCCCGCCGAAGCCTATGCCGCCATCGATCCGGCTGCCGCCGGCGGCCAGCCGGCAGCGGCAGCCAAGCGCGGCGATCGCGTCTTGTCGCCCAGCATCGTCGCCAAGCCTTCAGACCGCACCATCATGGAAGTTTCAACCATGATCCACGATGGCGAGAAAGAAGTCGTCCGTCGTCAACCTTTCGCGCATGTGAAAATGGCGCTTGCAGCCAATCATCAGCCCTCGGAAAGCTATCCCTCCTTTGATCCGCTGGCGATCTTCTCCGCGGACAGGGATGCGGCACCGCCCGCCAGCCGCACGGGAACCATCTATGGGTCCGATGTCGAGTCCGAGGTGGCGTTGAAGACGATCGATTTCCCGCTGAAGGGATCGACCTTGAAATTCGCGCCGTCCATGTCGATGGACGAGGTGGAGGAGAATGTCCGCACCAACGGCTCTGTTCTGACGGAAGGCAATACCCAGCTCGCTTCACTTTTTTATGTCGATCCCCGGCGGTTTGCCTCGGATGCCAGTAATCTCGACCTGATCCAGGGCCTATCGGCCCGGATCGTCGAAGAGAATATGACAGTTTCGGCCCACGAAAATATTACGGGTCAGACCGCCGAATATGCCGACGACATCATTCCCGTGCGCCGAGCCACACCCATCGCCGCCGTGATGATCAATGCCGGTTATGCCAAGGCGCAGGCGGAAGATATTGCCGGCTATCTGCGCCCCGCCCTGAATGCCAAAGAATTGCAGGATGGCGACATCCTGCGCATCGGCATTATTCAGAACGGCAAAAACGGTGAAGCCAAGGTCGTCCGCGCCACACTCTATTCGCGCGGCACCCATGTCTTCACTATGGCGCTCGATGACAGCGGCAACTTTGTCAAGGCCTTCGAGCCGCCGCCGCTGGACGCGGTCGCGACCGCCTTCGATGATAACGGCGCTCCGGCGATTACAGCGGGGCGCGACCTGCCCCGGGTCTATGACGGCGTCTACCGCGCCGCTCTTTCCTATGGCATGAATTCATCGATGGTTGCCCAAATCGTGAAGCTGCTTGCCAGCAATGTCGATTTCCAGGCGCAATTGAAACCCACGGATAAGCTCGAAGCCTTTTTCTCCGTTGCCGACGACAGCGGCAAGGCGACCGATGAGTCCGAGTTGCTCTACGTCAACGCCAAATTCGGGGATGCCGAAACCCGTTTCTACCGATTTCAGGACCCGAGCGACGCTTCGATCGATTATTATAACGAGCAGGGCAAGAGTATCCGCCAGTTCCTGCTGCGCAATCCCGTCCCAAACGGCACCTTCCGTTCAGGTTTCGGCATGCGCCGTCATCCGATCCTGGGCTTCTCGCGCATGCATACAGGCGTTGACTGGGCAGCGCCGCGGGGAACGCCGATCATCGCCGCCGGTAATGGCACGGTGGAAAAGGCCGGCTGGGATTCCGGCGGCTACGGTAACCAGACGCTGCTGCGCCATGCGAATGGTTATGTCTCATCGTATAATCACCAAAGCGCAATCGCCAGGGGCGTGGTCGCCGGCGCAAAGGTCGTTCAGGGCCAGGTCATCGGCTGGGTCGGCACAACCGGTCTCTCCACCGGTCCGCACTTGCATTACGAGTTGATCGTCAACGGCAACCGCGTCGATCCCTTGCGCATCCGCCTGCCCGGCGGCAAGTCGCTGGATGGGGAGGCGCTTGCACAGTTCGAAAAGGAACGCTCGCGCATCGACGAACTCTTGGCCAAGGACAATGGCGGCGCGGAACTGGCGGCGACACAGTAA
- the ubiG gene encoding bifunctional 2-polyprenyl-6-hydroxyphenol methylase/3-demethylubiquinol 3-O-methyltransferase UbiG, translating to MSDAARSTIDQAEIDRFSAMAAEWWDPKGKFRPLHKFNPVRLAYIREHVSDNFSRDAKAPQPLKGLRVLDIGCGGGLLSEPMARMGADVIGADASEKNIMIAKAHAAGSGVPVDYRAVTAEALAAAGETFDVVLNMEVVEHVADVEFFMTTCASMVRPGGLMFVATINRTLKAAALAIFAAENILRWLPRGTHQYEKLVRPQELEKPIHSSGMQVTARTGVFFSPLSNQWCLSKDMDVNYMLVAKRPA from the coding sequence ATGAGCGACGCTGCCCGCAGTACAATCGATCAGGCGGAAATCGACCGGTTTTCGGCCATGGCCGCCGAGTGGTGGGATCCGAAAGGAAAATTCAGGCCGCTGCACAAGTTTAATCCGGTGCGGCTCGCCTATATCCGTGAGCACGTCTCGGACAATTTTAGTCGTGACGCCAAAGCGCCGCAGCCGCTGAAGGGTTTGCGCGTTCTTGATATCGGTTGCGGTGGCGGGCTGCTGTCCGAGCCGATGGCCCGCATGGGGGCCGACGTCATCGGCGCAGACGCCTCGGAAAAAAACATCATGATCGCCAAGGCTCATGCGGCTGGCAGCGGCGTCCCTGTTGATTACCGTGCCGTCACAGCAGAAGCACTGGCCGCGGCGGGCGAAACCTTCGACGTCGTTCTGAACATGGAAGTGGTCGAGCATGTCGCGGATGTCGAATTCTTCATGACGACCTGCGCGTCCATGGTCCGCCCCGGAGGGCTGATGTTCGTCGCCACCATCAACCGCACCCTGAAGGCCGCGGCCCTTGCGATCTTCGCTGCCGAAAACATCCTGCGTTGGCTGCCGCGCGGCACCCATCAATACGAGAAGCTGGTCCGACCGCAGGAACTGGAAAAGCCGATCCATTCGAGCGGCATGCAGGTGACGGCTCGCACCGGTGTATTCTTCTCGCCGCTCTCCAACCAGTGGTGTCTGTCCAAGGACATGGACGTCAACTACATGCTCGTTGCCAAACGGCCAGCATGA
- a CDS encoding transposase, giving the protein METIFGTWKRSYGLRRMRWRGLAKAGVQILLTAIAYNMKRSLKIIAMAG; this is encoded by the coding sequence ATCGAGACGATCTTCGGGACCTGGAAACGAAGCTACGGCCTTCGCCGGATGCGATGGCGAGGGCTTGCTAAAGCAGGCGTTCAAATCCTCCTCACCGCCATCGCCTACAATATGAAGCGGAGTTTGAAGATCATCGCCATGGCCGGATAG
- a CDS encoding DUF3616 domain-containing protein, whose protein sequence is MTALPLQTFFNASAQPGQSEPFLYSGLFEASAATALEHDHFVVASDEINRLQIYRRGTSGPVGSVQLKKFIGSLKSDIEASARIGRRIYWITSHSRKDGSKGGAKKRSVLFATKIGGKGGPPKLRGVGTPHRKLRKAIRNATGIEPRHINIEGLADTSEGMLLIGFRSPLASNGNALVLPLKNPAAVTQKGRSPRFGKLLELDLGGLGIRSIDRLDMADASYLILAGPQTDEGDRFALYSWTGGTEAPVQISELKINDFKAEALVFYPESRTIQILSDDGTAMHDDEKTPEQERRFRSIDMHY, encoded by the coding sequence TTGACGGCACTGCCGCTGCAGACATTTTTCAACGCCAGCGCCCAGCCCGGGCAATCGGAACCGTTTCTCTATTCCGGTCTTTTCGAAGCCTCTGCGGCTACCGCTTTGGAGCATGATCATTTCGTCGTTGCCAGCGATGAAATCAACAGGCTCCAGATCTACAGGCGCGGTACCTCGGGCCCTGTCGGGTCGGTGCAGCTGAAAAAATTCATCGGCAGCCTCAAATCCGACATCGAAGCCAGTGCTCGCATCGGCAGGCGCATCTACTGGATTACCTCCCATTCACGCAAGGACGGCAGCAAGGGCGGCGCCAAGAAACGCTCCGTTCTGTTTGCAACCAAAATTGGTGGCAAAGGCGGCCCTCCAAAACTGAGGGGCGTCGGTACGCCACACCGGAAACTGCGCAAAGCGATCCGAAACGCAACCGGGATCGAACCGAGACACATCAACATCGAAGGCCTCGCCGACACGTCGGAGGGCATGCTGCTCATCGGTTTCCGCAGCCCCCTGGCGAGCAACGGCAACGCGCTCGTCCTTCCGCTGAAAAACCCGGCCGCTGTCACGCAAAAGGGCCGTTCCCCGCGTTTTGGTAAATTGCTTGAACTTGATCTGGGCGGCCTTGGCATCCGCAGCATCGACAGGCTCGACATGGCCGATGCCTCCTATCTGATCCTTGCCGGCCCGCAAACGGACGAAGGCGATCGTTTCGCGCTCTATTCCTGGACTGGCGGAACAGAAGCTCCGGTGCAAATCTCAGAACTTAAGATCAATGATTTCAAGGCGGAGGCTCTGGTTTTCTATCCGGAAAGCCGGACGATCCAGATCCTCAGCGATGACGGAACGGCAATGCATGACGATGAAAAAACCCCGGAACAGGAGCGCCGATTCCGCAGCATCGACATGCATTACTGA